The nucleotide sequence ATGCTGCATTCCCTCCCCCTTGCGGGGGAGTGCCAGGGAAGGGGGAGCCACAAACTCGAGACCGAGTTCGTGGCTACCCCCTCTCCCGCTCTCCCCCGCAAAGGGGGGGAGAGGGCTTACCTTTGCTGCGGCTCTAGCCCGCCTCAATCGTGCTCTGCTGGCTCGTTGTCGCTTCGTCGTAAAGCTTCCTTTTCAGCTTGAACCGCGGCCCATTCCCGGGAAAATACCCGTCAAACAAGGCCGGCACTCGATCCGGGTCATGGCGGGACGCCTGTCCTGCCACAAGGTCGAGGCCAGGCGAATAAAGGGAACGGGAGCGCTTGTATGAACGTCCAGGGCAAGAGTCGTTATCACGAGGTCTATGCGCGCTCGCTCGCCGATCCCGAGGGCTTCTGGGCCGAAGCGGCCAAGGACATCGACTGGATCGAGCCGCCGCGAAAGATCTTTGATCCCACCCAGGGAACCTATGGCCGCTGGTTCGCCGGCGGCGTCAACACCTGCTACAACGCGCTCGATCGCCACGTCGAACGCGGCCGCGCCGATCAGGTCGCGTTGATCCATGACTCGCCGCTGACGGGCAGCATCAAGAAATTCACCTATGGCGAGCTGCTGGGCGAGGTGCAGGCGCTCGCCGCCATCATGCAGGATTTCGGCGTCACAAAAGGTGACCGTGTCATCCTGTATATGCCGATGGTACCGGAAGCCGTGGTCGCGATGCTCGCCTGCGCCCGCATCGGTGCGGTGCACAGCGTGGTGTTCGGCGGCTTTGCCGCCAAGGAGCTTGCCACTCGCATCGACGATGCCCAGCCCAAGCTGATCCTTTCGGCGAGCTGCGGCATCGAGCCCGGCCGCATCGTGCAATACAAGCCGCTGCTCGACGAGGCGATCAGGCTGGCCGGCGCAAAGCCGAAGGCGTGCATCGTTCTGCAACGTCCCCAGCACATCTGCGAGCTGACGCCTCGGCGCGACTACGACTGGGCGAGCCTGCGCCGCAAGGCGATCAACGACGGCAAGCAAGCGCCGTGCGTGCCGGTCGCCGCCACCGATCCGCTCTACATCCTCTACACCTCGGGCACGACCGGCATCCCCAAGGGCGTCGTGCGCGACAATGGCGGCCATCTCGTTGCGGTGAAATGGTCGATGTTCAACCTCTACGGTGTCAAGCCCGGCGAGGTCTGGTGGTGCGGCTCCGACATCGGCTGGGTGGTCGGCCACAGCTACATCATCTATGGGCCGCTGCTGCACGGCGCGACCTCGATCATGTATGAGGGCAAGCCGGTCGGCACGCCCGATGCGGGCGCGTTCTGGCGCGTGATCTCAGAGCACAAGGCGGTCGCCTTCTTCACCGCCCCGACCGCGTTCCGCGCCATCAAGAAGGAAGATCCGGACGGCAAGTTCATCCGGCAATACGACCTCTCCAAATTCCGCACCCTGTTTCTCGCCGGCGAGCGCGCCGATCCGCCGACGGTGGAATGGGCGGAGCAGCACTTGAAGATTCCCGTGATCGACCACTGGTGGCAGACCGAGACGGGCTGGTGCATCGCCGGCAATCCGATCGGGCTCGGCATGTTGCCGGTGAAGCATGGCTCGCCGACTGTTCCGATGCCGGGCTACCAGGTCGATGTGGTGGACGAAGCGGCCAAGCCTGTCGCCGCCAACGTCATGGGATCGATCGTCATCAAGCTGCCGATGCCGCCGGGCTGCCTGCCCACGCTGTGGAATCAGGACCTGCGGTTCAAGGAAGCCTATCTCACCGAATTCCCCGGCTACTATAAAACCTCCGATGCCGGCTACAAGGACGAGGACGGCTATGTCTGGGTCATGGGCCGCACCGACGACATCATCAACGTCGCCGGCCATCGCCTGTCGACCGGCGGCATGGAGGAGATTCTCGCCTCGCACCAGGATGTCGCCGAATGCGCCGTGCTCGGCATCAAGGATGCGATCAAGGGCGAGGTGCCCTGCGGCTTTCTGGTGCTGAAGGCCGGCGTGAAGCGGTCGCCTGCCGAGATCGAAAGAGAGATCGTCGCGCTGGTGCGTGACAAGCTTGGGCCCGTCGCCGCCTTTAAGCTCGCCATCACCGTCGGCCGCCTGCCGAAGACGCGCTCCGGCAAAATACTGCGCGGCACCATCAAGAAGATCGCCGACGGCGAGCCCTGGGCGATGCCGGCAACGATCGAGGACCCGAAGGTGCTGGACGAGATTGGCGAGGCGCTGAAGGGCAGGGTGTGAGGCGAGATCTGTCCTCCTCACTGTACGCGAAACCGCTGTAGCAATCCTCGCTGTCATCACCCGCGAAGGCGGGTGATCCAGTATTCCAGAGGCGGTGAGGGATGCGGAGAAGCTGCGGCGTACTGGATTTCCCGGCCTTCGCGGGGAATGACAGTGGGGAGAAACGGCACCTTGCCGACTTACAATTTCCGCATTCCGCGTTACACAGTGCCGGCCAACAGAGGATCCCTGATGCCACCCGCCACCGCGTCGCGCCTTCTCACTACCGCTCTGCTCGCCATTGCTCTCTGCGGCTGCTCGGCGCGCTATCAGACGCCGGTGGCGATGGGCGGTGACGACGACGATGCGGTCTGCCAGAGCCGCGGCTATGCGCAGGGCTCGCCCGAATACGTCGCCTGCCGCAAGGACCGCGACGTGCAGCGTAACGCCGCCATCGCCCGCTCCGACCGCCGCCAGCGTGATCTCGGCGAGTACATGCTGAACCATCCGGAGCGGCCGTGAGCCGCTTCCGATCTACGGAGGCCACCATGAACGAAGACCAGTTCAACACCAGCTTGCGCAAATTCCTGAAGCAAGTCGGTGTCACCTCGCAGCGCGAGATCGAGAAGGCCGTGCGCGACGCGATCGCGGCGGGCCGGATCAAGGGCCATGAGAAGCTCAACGCCAAGATGGTGCTGACGATCGACAGCGTCGGACTCGTCCACGAGGTCAACGATACGATCGAGCTGGGCTGATTGCCGTTCGCGCGAGCCGCACGTTGACGGCTTCCGCGCCGACGATGGGTGCGATCTTCATGACAAGTCCAAATAAAAACGCGGCGGGTTGGCCCGCCGCGTTCAAACTGGCTTCGAAAGCGAACCGAGAGAGGAGTCTTACTCCTCCTCGTCCTGCTTCTTGCCGCCGAGCGTCTTCAGCTTGGCGAACACGGCGTCGACGTTGAGATCGTCGCTCGACTTCTCCGCGCCCTCGTATTCCGATTCCTTCTTGGTGGTCTCGGAGGCCGGCAGCAGGGTTGCGCCGCCATAGGCTGCGTCGATCGGCTTCTCCTTGGCCGCGCGCTGCACCTCGAAATCGAGCTCGATCTGCGAGCAGAGGCCGAGGGTGACGGGGTCGATCGGCGTCAGCGAGGACGTGTTCCAGTGGGTGCGGTCGCGCACGCTGGCGATCGTGCTCTTGGTCGTGCCGACCAGGCGCATGATCTGGGCGTCCTTGAGCTCCGGATGGTTGCGCAGTAGCCAGAGGATCGCGCTCGGCCGCTCATGACGGCGCGACACCGGGGTGTAGCGCGGGCCCTTGCGCTTGGGCTGGGGTGGCAGCACCACCTTGCTCTCCTGGAGGCGGAGCCGGTAATCCGGATTGTTCTCACCCTTCTCGATCTCCTCGCGGGTGAGCTGGCCGTTGGAAATGGGGTCCATGCCCTTGATGCCCTGGGCGGCGTCGCCGTCGGCGATCGCGCGCACCTCCAGCGGGTGCATCTTGGTGAAATCGGCGACCTGATCGAAGGTCAGCGCCGTGTTATCGAGCAGCCAGACGGCGGTCGCCTTGGGCATCAGAGGTGCGTTGCTCATGGCAAATCTCCTTTGTGCTTCGCCCACCCCTCTGGAGGCGAAACCGGTGGTCATCAGCGATGACGGGAATTAACGCCTATATAAGCCGCGAGGGGGCAATTACGCAATGGTTCTGCTATAGATAGTGCCTTGACAGCGCCCGAAAGGGGGCCCAAGTCCCTGTAAGTCTGAGCAGACCGTACCTAAGCCCTATTCCATCCATAGACCGCGCCCCGGCCTTTTGCCCGAGGGGTGATTCGGTCCCGAGATCGCTTCATGTCAGCCAAACCAGACCTCAAGATCGTGCTTTGTTCTCCCCGTGGCTTCTGCGCGGGCGTGGTGCGGGCCATCGACACCGTGGAGCGGGCGCTCGATAAATACGGCGCCCCGGTCTATGTTCGCCATGAGATTGTGCACAACAAGTATGTCGTGGATGGGTTGAAGAAGAAGGGCGCCATCTTCGTCGAGGAACTGGCCGAAATCCCGGAAAACACCACCGCGCCGGTGGTGTTTTCGGCCCATGGCGTGCCGAAGTCGGTTCCCGCCGACGCCCAGTCCCGCAACCTGTTTTCGCTGGACGCGACCTGCCCGCTGGTGACCAAGGTGCATCGCGAGGCCGCGATCCACTTCAAGCGCGGCCGCGAGATCTTCCTGATTGGCCATTCCCATCACCCCGAGGTGGTCGGCACGCTCGGCCAGCTTCCGCCCGGCGCCGTGACCCTGATCGAGACCGCCGAGGACGCCAAGACCATCACGCCGAAGGACCCGAACAATCTCGCCTTCGTGACCCAGACCACGCTGTCGATCGACGATACCGCGGAGATCGTCGCGCTCCTTAAGGAGCGCTTCCCGAACATCAATGGGCCGCACAAGGAAGACATCTGCTACGCCACCACCAACCGCCAGCTCGCGGTGAAGAAGGTGGCGCCGGTGGTGGATGCGCTGATCGTCGTCGGCGCGCCGAACTCGTCGAACTCGCAGCGTCTGCGCGAGGTCGCCGAGCGC is from Bradyrhizobium sp. ISRA430 and encodes:
- a CDS encoding cell cycle transcriptional regulator TrcR, producing the protein MSNAPLMPKATAVWLLDNTALTFDQVADFTKMHPLEVRAIADGDAAQGIKGMDPISNGQLTREEIEKGENNPDYRLRLQESKVVLPPQPKRKGPRYTPVSRRHERPSAILWLLRNHPELKDAQIMRLVGTTKSTIASVRDRTHWNTSSLTPIDPVTLGLCSQIELDFEVQRAAKEKPIDAAYGGATLLPASETTKKESEYEGAEKSSDDLNVDAVFAKLKTLGGKKQDEEE
- a CDS encoding DUF6494 family protein gives rise to the protein MNEDQFNTSLRKFLKQVGVTSQREIEKAVRDAIAAGRIKGHEKLNAKMVLTIDSVGLVHEVNDTIELG
- the ispH gene encoding 4-hydroxy-3-methylbut-2-enyl diphosphate reductase, coding for MSAKPDLKIVLCSPRGFCAGVVRAIDTVERALDKYGAPVYVRHEIVHNKYVVDGLKKKGAIFVEELAEIPENTTAPVVFSAHGVPKSVPADAQSRNLFSLDATCPLVTKVHREAAIHFKRGREIFLIGHSHHPEVVGTLGQLPPGAVTLIETAEDAKTITPKDPNNLAFVTQTTLSIDDTAEIVALLKERFPNINGPHKEDICYATTNRQLAVKKVAPVVDALIVVGAPNSSNSQRLREVAEREGCKVAVLAQRAADIDWTKFGNIKSLGITAGASAPEVIVEEIMDAFAERYTLHVETVSAAEENEFFPLPRSVRPEAAAE
- a CDS encoding propionyl-CoA synthetase; the protein is MNVQGKSRYHEVYARSLADPEGFWAEAAKDIDWIEPPRKIFDPTQGTYGRWFAGGVNTCYNALDRHVERGRADQVALIHDSPLTGSIKKFTYGELLGEVQALAAIMQDFGVTKGDRVILYMPMVPEAVVAMLACARIGAVHSVVFGGFAAKELATRIDDAQPKLILSASCGIEPGRIVQYKPLLDEAIRLAGAKPKACIVLQRPQHICELTPRRDYDWASLRRKAINDGKQAPCVPVAATDPLYILYTSGTTGIPKGVVRDNGGHLVAVKWSMFNLYGVKPGEVWWCGSDIGWVVGHSYIIYGPLLHGATSIMYEGKPVGTPDAGAFWRVISEHKAVAFFTAPTAFRAIKKEDPDGKFIRQYDLSKFRTLFLAGERADPPTVEWAEQHLKIPVIDHWWQTETGWCIAGNPIGLGMLPVKHGSPTVPMPGYQVDVVDEAAKPVAANVMGSIVIKLPMPPGCLPTLWNQDLRFKEAYLTEFPGYYKTSDAGYKDEDGYVWVMGRTDDIINVAGHRLSTGGMEEILASHQDVAECAVLGIKDAIKGEVPCGFLVLKAGVKRSPAEIEREIVALVRDKLGPVAAFKLAITVGRLPKTRSGKILRGTIKKIADGEPWAMPATIEDPKVLDEIGEALKGRV